In a genomic window of Cytobacillus sp. FSL H8-0458:
- a CDS encoding cyclically-permuted mutarotase family protein, producing the protein MAGGNMWTKAEAHNNHKKSADKITWEHGGELEPQKGFEENLGTAGVLSGSYKNFVIVGGGANFPYETVLNGGEKKHYPDIYVLEKDKNELRLVEHTTLDHEIGYGSSITTDKGVYYIGGSPNKEYADDILLLTVDKNKKLKTKKIGDLPFTISDGIAVEKDGKLYIGLGKQNGKDSNKLFEYDLSTSKTKELAPIPGEGSRNQSIAQLLNGNLYVFSGGGTTAYTDGYKYNIKKNSWTKVSSVKAADKEISLLGASSVKLNQDEMLVIGGFNKEIYDDAVKNLSTLTGEALAEFRMKYFNADPYELKWNKEILIYNAKKDTWRTIGKIPFDAPCGAGLVLMDKHIFSINGEIKPGVRTNAIFSGTILNH; encoded by the coding sequence GTGGCAGGCGGGAATATGTGGACGAAAGCCGAAGCTCACAATAACCATAAAAAATCTGCAGATAAAATAACATGGGAGCACGGAGGAGAGCTGGAACCACAAAAGGGATTTGAAGAGAATCTTGGAACGGCAGGAGTATTATCCGGCTCTTATAAAAACTTTGTCATCGTCGGAGGAGGAGCAAATTTTCCTTATGAGACAGTTTTAAATGGAGGAGAGAAGAAACATTATCCAGATATCTATGTGTTAGAAAAAGATAAAAATGAGTTAAGACTGGTTGAACATACAACACTTGATCATGAAATAGGCTATGGATCTTCTATTACGACAGATAAAGGCGTTTATTATATTGGCGGAAGTCCAAATAAAGAGTATGCCGACGATATATTACTCCTGACGGTTGATAAAAATAAAAAATTGAAAACAAAAAAAATCGGTGATTTACCGTTTACCATAAGCGACGGTATTGCTGTTGAAAAGGATGGAAAATTATATATTGGACTTGGAAAACAAAATGGTAAAGACAGCAATAAATTATTTGAATATGATTTAAGTACTTCTAAAACGAAAGAATTAGCCCCTATACCAGGAGAAGGCTCAAGGAATCAAAGTATAGCTCAATTACTAAATGGAAATCTATATGTATTTAGCGGCGGGGGGACAACTGCCTATACAGATGGATATAAATATAATATTAAAAAAAATTCCTGGACGAAGGTTTCTTCAGTTAAGGCTGCTGACAAAGAAATTTCATTGTTAGGAGCAAGTTCAGTAAAATTAAATCAGGATGAGATGCTGGTAATTGGCGGATTTAATAAAGAAATATATGATGATGCAGTGAAAAATTTAAGTACGTTAACAGGAGAAGCATTGGCAGAGTTTAGAATGAAATACTTTAATGCCGATCCGTATGAGTTGAAATGGAATAAAGAAATATTAATCTATAATGCCAAAAAAGACACTTGGAGAACGATAGGAAAGATTCCTTTTGATGCTCCATGCGGTGCAGGCTTAGTATTAATGGACAAACATATTTTTTCCATTAATGGGGAAATAAAACCCGGTGTAAGAACGAATGCTATTTTTTCAGGGACAATACTAAACCATTAA
- a CDS encoding Na-translocating system protein MpsC family protein, whose protein sequence is MSWTAGPFKQELIKDYNNINLLLFNIGVKSQRVEFLGDKILIFAYHKRIPSLKHLDEINRFVTRMTDIAIIDSYKEHLRNVLEEKYGMKVLSILKDYDPVTELSGTIITLDRDTSAYISR, encoded by the coding sequence ATGAGTTGGACTGCTGGCCCATTTAAACAGGAACTTATCAAAGATTATAACAATATCAATCTTCTTTTGTTTAACATTGGCGTCAAAAGTCAAAGAGTCGAGTTTTTGGGGGATAAGATATTAATTTTCGCCTATCATAAGAGAATTCCATCTCTTAAACATCTGGACGAGATTAATCGCTTTGTAACCCGTATGACTGACATTGCCATCATAGATAGTTATAAGGAACATTTAAGGAATGTCCTGGAAGAAAAATATGGGATGAAGGTACTTTCTATATTAAAAGACTATGATCCCGTTACTGAACTATCAGGAACTATCATTACCCTGGATCGGGATACAAGTGCCTATATTTCCAGGTAA
- a CDS encoding Nif3-like dinuclear metal center hexameric protein, translating to MKTVEDVLIALDELTGGRVIKTLNDITRGEHPFVIMKSSNIPGKEIIETPGLVYGEMKKEVKKVAVAMTMTEGSIELAGATGVDAIVAHHPIAEAANSGGVILKNYLDLYNVAAFELHEAFHGLHPGIPFLHGHQVYRTEVSYGGVHGNILYAGKVLPEVKTLGDILTRLDNFMGLRDEEELLHTEKEIRHSSSLCETSIVTRGRIVHGEETSPVNNIVHIFPHTGFSPEHLRQAIQEHPEADTVLASISRVYDGHPLIETAKELGLNFIIGNCHVLEILENGLPLAYALDRLLPDVEVVVFRERVTSISLNEMGSPHLKKYAEEMAEGYLLKKTAVQTV from the coding sequence ATGAAAACAGTAGAAGATGTATTAATTGCGCTGGATGAGCTGACAGGAGGAAGAGTGATTAAAACTCTAAATGACATTACGAGAGGTGAGCATCCCTTTGTTATCATGAAATCCTCCAACATTCCCGGGAAAGAGATCATTGAAACGCCTGGTCTTGTTTATGGTGAAATGAAGAAAGAAGTAAAAAAAGTAGCAGTTGCTATGACAATGACAGAAGGATCTATCGAACTTGCCGGCGCTACTGGTGTCGATGCCATTGTTGCTCATCATCCCATAGCTGAAGCAGCTAATTCAGGTGGAGTAATCTTGAAAAACTATCTGGATTTGTATAATGTCGCTGCATTTGAACTGCATGAAGCTTTCCATGGATTACATCCTGGCATTCCTTTTTTGCATGGCCATCAGGTATACCGGACAGAGGTTTCTTATGGAGGAGTACACGGAAATATTTTATATGCAGGGAAAGTACTCCCTGAGGTGAAAACGCTGGGGGATATTTTAACACGGCTGGACAATTTTATGGGTCTGAGAGATGAAGAGGAACTGTTACATACTGAAAAGGAAATACGCCATAGTTCATCTCTGTGTGAAACGAGTATAGTGACACGCGGAAGAATTGTTCATGGAGAAGAGACCAGCCCCGTGAACAATATTGTGCACATTTTCCCGCATACGGGATTTTCTCCTGAACATTTGCGTCAAGCCATCCAGGAACACCCGGAGGCAGACACAGTTCTCGCTTCCATTAGCCGTGTTTATGATGGACATCCACTTATCGAAACAGCTAAGGAGTTAGGACTAAATTTTATTATCGGAAATTGCCATGTGTTAGAAATACTTGAAAATGGTTTACCTTTAGCTTACGCCTTAGACAGACTGCTGCCTGATGTTGAAGTTGTTGTTTTTCGGGAACGTGTGACAAGCATATCCCTAAATGAAATGGGATCACCTCATTTAAAGAAATATGCAGAAGAAATGGCTGAGGGTTATCTATTGAAAAAAACGGCTGTCCAAACAGTATAA